CACTAATccttatttcttcttttcattttcttcccATCTTCCTTGTATGGATTTCAGGCCATTCAAACAAATAACTAAACTTGCattatatctttttattttttttatttttttaagataaaCCTTCAATTACTTGAAATGTTCACAATATTTTACCCTTGCTTATGAATATTCACAATTTTTTAGAATTATTAGTTGTTTCAGCATCTAATTACTGATGTATTATATTAAGCTTATAGCCTTATACTGTTACTCTgtatatacttaaaataaatacttctaaaatagtctaaatatcatatatatcttacgttaaaaaaataattaaaatcacacatttaattaattaaaaattaaggggtcgtttggtttggatacaagttatgatgagattagttatgCTGGGATAAATTatgatgagattagttatgCTGAAAGTAGTTTTTATTGCTTTTTTGGTttgtcatattcaaaattatattctttGCATAGTTTctaagaataagttgtttgtttacaaaaaataCTCTCCAccttatttagtttatttttacattttcttgcaagctttagttattcattcttaaaaataaaattgccatcttatttaacttgaatatttttttgtatgcatttccatgattgtgccgtgtgtttttaaaattaaactttcatcttatttaacttaaaaataaaacttccaaaaataaaactttcagcttatttaacttataaataaataaatttattaaagtaaagtttttattattaaagttatctatattttaattgacatttaaaatataatttttaagtgagtaataaattatgtaattaaaaatatgtaatttagtagtggagtggatattttaaaagaaatcaaaatataaataaacataagaattagcaAATAAgttcaacttataatatattcataaataaaaattgtatttataaatgtaatttttaatagaaaaatatattatcatacaaacaacaattaattaaggttgtaaatattattataaatgttgttaaaaattatgttaatacacatgaaaataaCAAGTGGTGCATAAAGGAGAGTTACATGAGGGTAGttttgttattttacatactttatCCCAGGATAAGTTATCCTGGAATCATTATTCCACGACGGATAACTTATTCCAGTACTAATTGCTAAttctgggataagttatcccaaccTTTACAATCAAACAATGAATTAAAGGGCACTCAATAATTATCCTGGGATTAACCACTCTTGTCCATCACATCAAACGACCCCTAAATGTATTGAAGCATATATCATAATGACCAAAATCAGAATTTATCAATAACTATCTATCATTCACTACTAGAAACAAAGTTCTTTTCCAtcaaaaattaatgaaaaaattgTGCTATAAAATGTGAATTCTCACTAAACCAGCTTATTAAAAAAATGCATAGTAAAATATTGAAAAACTTCCTAATTTTTTTGCATTAAAACAttacaatattttattttctcgcCGATTCAATCTAATATATGTAAAAATACATTGAATATTttataatgaaaaataatattttttaatattgattttaaaataaaaatattacatcATAAATCGAGATAAAAAGGGGTACAAGAAAGCTTCCCTGAAAACTCTCATGTTATATAGATCtaactgccacatggcatccatTACTCACAGCATGGTACACCCCACTATCCAGGATCCCAAAAGAGTACAACAACCATATGTTCATAGGAGAggacttttatttttttaaaatgtaatatCTGTGTTtcattttatgtgatatttttactttttaattcgtctcaaaaaatattattttactataaaataatttaaaatcatataaatatctaagaattattttagatcataaaattttaattttttttttcttaaatattatGCCAAATCAAACGATGCCACATGAAATGAGATAGAAGGAGTAATTGTAACATGTGATTGTCCCTTTTCACACACACAAagatcatatgtatatatcctagctatatatatatttgtactttTAAAGAAGTTGCATGTCATATTCTTGATTAGAGCAGCTCAAATTTCTAGTCTAAGGTATGATCATGGTTAAATAATACTCACTGTATTCGATTcgaactatatatataaaaataattagacttaaaatcttgaattcacatataattattgtaattgatgaatctaatttatttttatttttttgctattTGTGTTTGAATTTGTAGATTTATATTATACACGAGTGATCTTGATTTGGATATATAATAACTGTTGTTATAATCTTGAGCATATGTATTACTATCTATTGCTGCATTTGCTTTGTATCTTGTTTATTTGGTTACCATTTTTTTTTCTCGCCATCCTCTGCGTTTCGATAACTTTCCTTTTGAACCGAGGGTGTATTAGAAACAATCTTTCTATCTACGAAGGTATAGAAAAGGTTTGCATTCATCCTAACCTCCCTAGACCCGGGATTACCCTaggcatgttgttgttgtaatctaGAGCCTGTTAGTTTTGTTTTGACAAATTTGGATCTTTTTGATCAGCCAAAAAAGTTAGTCTTTTCCACAAATTAATCACTGTTGTAGATGGATCATGGTGTGAAACATACAAAAAAGCTTTTTTGTTGCAAGAGATCAAGGCGGCGGATGTGGAGTTGTAGCACCGGATTTATCTGAGCCTAGTGCTTTCTATGGATTAGTATAAATTTATGTGGAAAGATCCACTAAAATTACAACAAATAGTATATCTGAAttcataattttgaaattaGGGGTTTAGTGCTAAGAACGTTGAAGATTGAATCTATAGAATTTAAATCCTGAATACGCTTGTGTTGGCGTACCATCTAACGTAACTAACTTTGACCTTGTATTTGTGTGGTTCTGGTTAGATACACGAGGGTTTGTAGTTCTCCCTTTGATTAATCTAGCCTTTTCTTCGCTTAGGTAGTGAATCAATCACCTTCTAAAGATGCAAACGTGCACGCCTTTTTTGAGACTGCTAAGACATGAGGAGTCCAAAAAGTCGATATCATAGGGTTGAAACATAGAGTAGTGTGAAtcgtttttctttttgtatcgAACAGAATGAAATAGATTCATTCAGCGATGACTTTCATATTTAGTGTGACTCCATAGTAGAATATGCTTGAAAAATGAAATGTAATTCTTTTGACCCTACTTATGTCAAGGTAACTGAAAGCATCATTTGTATGGAATTTTATTTACGAAATGTATTTGGAGATCTATAGGAAATCTCGCGACTATCAAGCAGAATTAAGTTCTAATTGCTCTGTGGTTTGTTATATACTTCCAAGAAAAACCTGTTTATATATGAAAATGTATTTGTTGATACATGGGAAGTTCGATCTGAATATTTGTCGATTGGTGAAAGGACTCACTTTGTTTATATTGGTTTTGCTTCAGTAGCAGTAGCATTTATCATGTTTCGTCGCAAGAGCCATTCCCATTGTGATCAGGAGGGTGAGGATCAACCGCACAAGGTAATCAATCATTGAAAAGTTTTATCTTTGTATGTCGAGTTTTCTGTTTCTGAGTGTGTTTGAAGATATATACAAGTATAGAGcttaagcttttagatgagGTGGTCACACACGTCAACAATACCTTCAGTAAATTCTTTCTTCAGGAGCTCAAATAGATCATATTGGGTTCTCTGAGTCTATTAAAACTTGAATATAATCATTGACATTATAAAGATGCATAACTCTTGATACTTCTGAGGGACTGTGGACGTAGTCACAATCAAATCATCGTGTGTTTTGAACTTGTTCTAATCAGATCATATCTATGAGTGAGAGGCTGTTACTTTTATTGCAGGTTAAGGAGCTTAGAACTTCCTTGGGAGCGCCACTATCAGGACGCAACTTACAGTACTGCAGTGATACATGTTTAAGGAGATATTTGGAAGCGCGGAATTGGAATGTTGATAAAGCAAAGAAGATGTTGGAAGAGTCCTTAAAATGGAGGTCAACTTTTAAGCCTGAAGAGATCCGCTGGGTAAGAAACAAGACGAAATTGTATGTTGTGGCTATCTTCTTGTTGACATGTAACATGCTGCTAAATCATGCAAGTATGTTTACTTTAGGTCCGATATTTGATTGAGCTCTTTATGCTTGTCAGAGATTTATATGCTAGCAGAAAACGAAGATAATTTCTAGTGCTAGAGAAACTAATTTTTGTATTCGATTAGGCTGAGAGACATGGACAGTGAGGATTCATACAACTAGCTTTAACTACTTGGGGTTGAGAGGTGTAGTTGTtatgaattgaaaaaaaaaagtattgcATGACAAACCATTTGTAATTATTCTGCAGACATGGTGCGAGTTGTTTATTTCAAGAATAGGTTGGACCAACGAGCTATACCCTTTTCCGTTAGTTTTAAGTAGAAAAGAGAGGTGCATGATCTCGCGAATTACTTCTATATAAATTCAGAAATTATATGTAAGAACCATAGAAAGGTTTAACATTTTTGTGAGACCATAATACATAAACTGACAGTCAAACTTGGCCTCAGTTGGAAGTAAACACTCCAACTTTGAGTAAGCacatctagacacctcaacttgGTCTTGTTGACACCCATCATTGACATGACACATAAATTTTGAAGGCGTCTAGATTatcataaattaatttggaGTGTTCAACTGACACAATGGAGATGAGTTCAGGTGTCTAGATGTGCATACACGAAGTTGGAGTGCTTACGTATCAGCTGTGGCTAAGTTTGAGTGTATCTTTTTGTATTATACCTTATTGTGATTGTTGCCTTTATCTCTATTTTCCAACGATTCATTTTGTCGTAATTAATCTTGTTGGTACTAGATGGTTTTCCGAATATTTATATCTTTGAGTGTTCTGCCTTTCCAAAAGCAGGACGTCTGTAGATTTTTATGTCCCTAAAGTACTTTTGTATCTGCTGAACATATAATTTGCAATTTGTCAGCATGAAGTTGCAATTGAAGGTGAGACTGGGAAAGCTTATAGAGCAAATTTTCGTGACCATGATGGGAGGACTGTTCTTATCTTGAGACCGGGAATGCAGGTGACGAAAAACACCAACTCTTAGTCTTCAAAATCTGTGCTACGATAATTGCTGAAAAAACTATTGAATCGGTTTACATAATTCTTGCTTATATGTTGCAGAACACGACAGCACTAGACAACCAAATGAGGCATTTGGTGTATCTGATAGAGAATGCAATTCTTAATCTTCCACAAGACCAAGAGCAAATGTCATGGTTGATAGACTTCACAGGATGGTCTTTAACCAATAATGTTCCCATTAAATCTGCTCGCGAGACGGTCAATATTTTGCAGAATCACTATCCTGAAAGACTTGCTATAGCGTTTCTGTACAACCCTCCGCGAATTTTTGAAGCATTTTGGAAGGTTTGTTCTGAATCCTATTttttcctttcacctctttatCTGTTTACTttgatcaaacaaaaaaaaccaAGCATAACTTCAGTTCTTTCTGATAAGTTATTTCAAGTGTTTACTAATTTAGAGGTCAATGATTACATTGGAGATACTAGTATATACATTAACATGAACTGATTCTTCTTGGTTGAGGATCCGTGTAGTAGCCTGTTTCGCCAAGCTTCTAGAATCTGTTTATtttgaaaagtattttttgttttgtcaaaagtgtttttcaaaaaaGTACTTTTGCAGAACATCAATTTGTATTTGACTAATCAATTTGAAAAACACGTTTACCAATATTGAGCAACAATTTGTGCTTGGCCAAAGTTCCGAAAATACTTTTGGAGAGAAGCTACTTTATTAGGCTTTTGAAAAAAGTTTCTGCTGCTGCTACTCAAAAGAGTCAGCCACATCTCCAATTGCTTCATgtatccttttattttttaaaagaaaggcaacTCTGTGCATGAAGCATCTCACGTTCATGCAGTGCCCGAGAAAGGAGTGCACTCCAAAGGGAAGTGATGTAAGCAACCTTCCCTGACACAATCATTGAATCCATGATCTACATGTCAGACGGTGCATGAAACATCCCACGTTCATGTAGGGTCTGGGGAAGGGTTACTCCCCTTTGGGTGGTAACTCTTTCCGCATCTTGAGCCCGTGACCTATAGGTCACACAGACAACTTTACCATTGCTCCGAGGCTCTCCCTTGGTCTTCCCTTTTATACATGTTGATTTTCCTCCCCTTCTTGTTCCAGATAGTCAAGTATTTTCTGGATCCAAAAACAATGCAGAAGGTCAAATTTGTTTATCCAAAGAACAAGGAGAGTGTAGAACTGATGAAGTCTTATTTTGACATGGATAATTTACCAATTGAATTGGGAGGAAAAGCAAATTTGAAATATGATCATGAAGAGTTCTCAAGGCAAATGGCTCAAGATGATGTGAAAGCTTCAAAGTTTTGGAATTTTGACAAACACAACACTGAATCTAATGGCTACTCTGCAGCTGAGGTTGCTCCAAAGACTGAATGTCTTGCTACACCAGTCAAAGTTTAGATGCTTTGCTAGAGTTTTACTCACTTTAAATAAATGATATAACAAATGTAAGATCTTAAGAATTTTGCATTTTAAAGATTAGGCAATAAacattaggtgatttctttccatTGATTTAAGTCTTTTGGTTGACAAAATTATCTGGTAACTTATGGGGGTAGAAGATAGAAAGTAACCATTTTGAGTGACATAGTCGAGGGGTGCATAATCTGGACACATCCGtgataaaagaaggaaaagaatatCAACTTCAAGACTTACTTCTTATTATCTCATCCATTGTAACGTGATGCCATGAAATGATTGAGAATTATAACGGgattgattgtttttttttggtattaaaTAAGTATTGTGTGATCGAATAATTTAAGAAAGCCGGAATGCAAGGAGTGTCCTTGGACTTCTtcggaaaaagaaaagaattgaaTAAGTTTGTTTTTGAGTCCTCATTTTCTATGGGGAGCAGTAAGTAAAATCAACTTGTTGCTTAGAAGATAAAATGAAACTGCTGCTAGCTTTAATGCCTAAGattttctcttctccttctttcataaattttaccctcattttatttattataatttatatatatgtggtaaactatgaagaagaaaagactTGTCTAAAAGATCTGTTAACCTCCAATTGCAAAATTAGGATGTTTGATAATCAATAAACACTTAAAAGAATAAAGTGACATGCTATATTAGAAGGGAGCCTTGGAGCAATAAAGTTTTCTTCGTGTGACTTATAGGTCACGGGTTCGAGCTGTGGTGAAAGCAACCATTAATACTTACATTAGGATATGTTGTCTACATTTTCTTTTGTGGATCCTGTACGAACGCGAAATGCTTTGTGCACCGTACTACCCTTTGATAGAATTAATCCAATGATCTAAATTGTGTTGTTGAAAGTAGTTGAAAATAGCcttaaaaaatttaagtttGGAGGAAGGTGGTTATCGTGGAAGGACCGGTGGTGATGTGGCCAGCTTAGGACACATGTAATGCgatatttgaaaaaatagtgGTCAAACAAGAAAGTGGTGTATATGAGACACCCTCGGAAAACATTTGGTGGGTAAAGATTGTTTTTGTAAAATTAGGTTATGTAATTGGAATTTGGCAACAAGCTTGAAGGTAAACTATGTATTAAGCTAATAAGTATTCATCCATTGATTTACTTAGCAAGAAATGCAATATTATACTTGTTGTCAAAGGCGCTTTTATAGTGCACTTACCTGAAGCAAGAAGCAAAATATGTTGAGCGCTTTATCTTGCTTTACATGCGCTTCAGTGTATCATCAAGGGTGTAAGACACTTCCCCTTGCCATTTCACATAGTCCGATAGATCCAATACTAAATAATTGATGTTTTACTTTATCGTAATTTTTTTCTCCATTAGGGCCTTTTTAAGCTTAAACCCTAAAGCAAGACGCAAAACATGTTGAGCGCTTCATCTTGCTTTATATGTGCTTCAGTGTTATCAACAAGGCTCTAAGACACTTCCCCTTGCCATTTCACATAATCTTGAAGATCCAATACTAAATGATTGATGTTTTACTATATTGTAATGTTTTTCTCCATTTGAGCCTTTCTTCATTAAAGACTACACTTTATTTGCGCTTTGCACTTAAAACGGACCTTTTTGTGCTTTTCGAGTTTTATAACACTAGTTTTCAAATGTAAAAAATCAAACAATATAATTACTGCTTCCTAGGCACTTAGACCAAACCATCAGTTTCTCTCAGATGGAAAAGAGTTTACAAAAAGAACAAAATGACATTGAACTACTAGCCCAAAAAGCTTAACACAAACACTATACCAAATGATCATATAATTTTTGCAGCCTTGGACACATCTCAGCATCAGAATGGAACATCTACAACTGTAAGAAGTTGCACACCTAAATCCAAAATAACAAGGGGGTACAAAGAGACTTAACACGGGGACGGGGCAAGGGAAGACGAAAAGCTAGCAGAAAGAAAGTTTACACGAAAATGTATGACGGTTAGCTACACTGAAACTGTCTAACGAGCAGAATTCACACTCTCAAGACAAGCATATATCTGTTGTTAGCCGTTTGGTTTATGCAAAAAACAAATGCAGCTATCGCTACATAATCACACAAGCCTTCTGAAGTTCCGCGTAGTAGTCTGGTAGGTGCGGACTAACAGGCCAACTCCTATTCCAACTCCTACGCAAATGCCAAGGCCGATACCTACACCAACACGGACCCCAGCATTGAACCAGGATAGTTCCCCATCTTCACCATCCATATACTCCATCTGTCTCCAATACATGTTGCTGTAGTCTTCTTCGCTTTCTGGTTCATACTTTCTATATTCTGTAACCTGTTAACACACAATGAAGTTGAGAAGCCGTGCAAATTCTTGGACTAGCGATGATTGAAAGATCCACTTCTGCCAAATATTGAAACTAAGAAATGCTAAAAGCCGGCGACTATATCTGAAAATCTAACGAAGAATTGACAAAAGGAACTCAAAAATCTGAAAGTGACGCGAATATATGCAAACATCCTTTACATTTGAACTTTCAATTTTCACTTAAAAACTAAAGCAGCACAATAGGCAATAGAGTCAACAGAAACATTATACTTGTAACTTTGGACTGAGTAGGGAGAAAATCGGGCCTCTATCACACGTAGTACGGACATTACATCTCTACAAGGTTGTTATAGCAAGTGGAAAGCTAAGCATTTATTAGtttcttttgaaaaattcatgGCAAAAGCCACAATATTCAGGAAGCAATAGTCATCCGTTCTAGCATTTTACATTTTTCACCAGTTTTCATGGAGGACCACATCTAGAGCATGTACCCAATTAGCAGAGAATTCACCAGCCACATGATACGCTACAAGAAAATTAAATCCATTTCAATCAGCTCAATATAAACAGTATAAAGGCACGGAGCTCTTGAAGAGCCACAAAGGAATGCTAGAACAGAAAAATGGGCAGACCAAGCTATATTTATGGTGATAATGCCCCTGCATATCAGGTAAACTGGGTGTGATGAACTTGAGATTGCATATTGGCTCCGTTCTCTAATTGATTGAGGGGGTACAATCAGGATGAAGAGATGGAAAAAGTGGTTCATGCCAAACATGTTAAGGAGGACTACTGGTGCAGTAAAATTCTTTTTATCAAGCATGCTCACGCATGATTATTAAGAAGAATGTGTCAAGTAATAGGACCTACAAACACGAGAAGGAAATGCAGGAGCCAAATCATCTAATCCTACATCATGAGGCGGCGAAGAACTGTGAGATATCTTCCttaaatctttttgagataaaTTGGTAATGCCAAAATCTTGAATAGATGCTTATTGCAACTGGCTACGAAGAAACAGAAGAAAACCAATTGGAAGATCTGGAGTACTATTCCATCACATGTTTTGTGGAACCACAGACGGTTTCTTATCCGTACTTCTAAACTGAAAAATGTGTATGTCTTCCATCTATTGTATCTTAGTATGACCTTAAGAATGTGAACACTGTAGACATTCCACTTAACTTTATCAGTTCCCTACATTCGattaggaatttttttttttttttttatgaatactGGCATCTCCTTGGTGCTACTTTTTGTACAAAACAATTTCCAATTTcttcaaacaaacaaaaaaaggatAATGACCCCACACATCAAGGTCTTGCAGACTAGGAACAATGCAACATGGGAGACAcataaatttaatattaaagAATCATCTGAAGGTATGTCTCAGCCCATACCCAATGACACTGATTAAGATAAGATTCTAAAAAGATACAGGCTTTTCGGTATGTCGTAACACAGAAACATGTTTTCATCATACGAAGCATGAACAAcattatccaaaaaaaagaaagatatgaagTATGAATAAAGCCAGATGCAATTGTAGGGTAAGAAAAGGAAGTTCTCATGGCCATGCTATCACTCCTTAGTCCAGACTCAGCCAAAATAGAGCACGACAGCTGACAACATCAAGCGAAGACGGATGAGCATGAATAGTTTGTTCAAAGAAATTTAAGGACCTTGAAATGTCAGCTAGCGCACATTTTACTTcggaaagaaatgaaaaaaggaACCAGACAAAAAATTGAGGGTATAAATCTAGTAAAAATCTTCAAGAGAGATTCCACACAAGGATATTTTCAAAAGTGCAGCTTGTTATCATGAAAAAAAAGTTGTAGAAAACCTAAAGCTAAAAAAAACCAATAGTTTGCACATCATTTACAGTTTAGGAAAGGAAAACATTTGTGCCCCAAATTCAGGTTTGTCCTACTTTTACCAGGAAAACAACCCAAACAATAGTCTGCATTTGAAACAATAGATTCACCCTAAAAAAAGGAGGATGagaaagaggaggaagaagaggaagaaaatgatcaaaatggTCCTTAATGTATAGcgatttctgttactatttgttattttttgtaCTTCGACaatcatattattttttggtAGTGCTATTCTGTTACTATTTTGTTGTTTCTTGCGTTACTTCTTTTTTGGGCTGCTTTGGACTGTTTTTCTTCTTGAACCAAGGGTCTATGGGAAACAACCCCTCTACCTCTGAGGTAgaggtaaggtctgcatacactctatcCTTCCCAAATCCCACTTAGAAAGAGGGGTcttcattgggtatgttgttgttgttggtccTTAATGTATAGGGTGGACTAGTTTGTTCCTTGATATATACACTACCCAATCAAAAATAATCCTAAATGTATGCAAAAAGTGATCATTTTTGTCCTAAACACTACAACTAACGGTTATCTTCATAATATCTGTTAAAATTAATGGTCCTTAATGTATGCAAGAAGTATAAATGCAGGCATTTTTAGGTTTGTTAACCGATTCAGTCCGTACATTTAAAGGTACCAGTGGTAATTCAATTACGTTGACTGTTCGGATGTGGCCTATCAGCTGTTTTTGCATTTTGATACGCATTATAGAATTTGAAAACACCAAATGGACCTCGAAAAAAAAAAGGTGCTGAACTACCAATTATACCTGCAGATCAAGTTCAGACGAGACATCTTTCTGCTGTTCATCTGTTTCATGCTCCGGGATTGAGTGTAACATACCCTTCCTGTTGTGCTTCTTCCGGTGATTGAGCTGCAAACTCTTGGTCAAGATGATAGGTGTCCCGGAGAAGCAACCAGTAATAAAGACTTCAACTGTTGGTGATAATGATTCAGAATCTATAATTTGTTTACCCTTCAGGAAACCAGTGCCAGCGTTCATCACCGATTCACAATTCATGTTCCATCTCCTCTCACTGTTTTTAGACTCCCCAACAAAACCATTACTACTCGACATCTCTAAAAACCCCGAGAGCACAAGATCATCATTATTGAAAACCTCAAATTTCACACTTCCCGTCAACCTTATACTATCCGTGCTCACAAATGTAGCTTCTTCGGATTTCTTATCAGCCCGATCCCTTCGAAGGAGACAAGACACTCCTTCTGAATACATGGAACATCTTGTTCCATTGACTTCAAGCAATGTATCGGGACTTAGAGGAATGTGGTTGAGAGTAAGATATTCCGGGGTGGAATCATCAACCATAAAATTGCTGACTCTAATATAGAAAACTCTTATATCTAACCAAGATAACGATAATTTACCACACGATGATTGGTAAGAATGGTGCCTAATAATTTGGAGAGCAGGATCAGCCAGTTTTCCATTGCTGAGTGATTCATGACCATTCTCCATGTTTAATCCTCCACAGAATCCTTCACCAGACACCGATATAAGGACATAATCGAACCATGAATCGGGACCAACGTGGGCCAAAAGAACCCTGTTCCATTATCAGATATCTCTGATCAGAGAATCATACATTAATGTTTTTTCAGGCAAAACATGGAGAGAACAACAATGGAAATGCAAAAAGGGAGATTTTATTCCACAAACCACACACAATATAAAGGTTCCAGAAAATAAAGAGACCAGGATTTTAGGAACAGAATTTTAACTAGAAGGgcatataattaaatttaattacaTGCTTTCTTATaggatcaaatatatttttaaccaAGCAAAATTGTGTCAAGGCTGCTAAAAAACCAAACTTACTGGAGATAATTATGCCTAGAAGGCTAGAAAGACCCCAAAAAATAGAAGAGGTCAATGAAAAAACACTTCATATGAGACTTAGTCATACAAGTTAGCTATACTAAAAAAATGGCatcaaaattgaataaaaagagaATCTTGCAAAGAAGGCTATGAATTAGCAGCAAAAATCAAACATTCTTGAAATTAAACACTACCCCACCAGTAATTTTAGATGACAAATCCAAAAGTCAATACAAAGTTGAAATCTTTTCTacatttcatcaaaattagCTAAACTAAGAAATGGCATCaaaattgactaaaaagaaaatcttGCAAAATTAGCAGCAGAAAtaaaagattcttgaaattaaACACAACACACAAGTAATTTTAGATGACAAATCCAAAAATCAATACAAAGTTGAAATCTTTTCTACTTCATCAAAATTAGCTAGACTAAGAAATGGCatcaaaattgaataaaaagaaaattttgcaAAATTAGCAGCTGAAATCAAAGATTCTTGAAAATAAACACAACCCCACCAGTAATTTTAGATGACAAATCAAAAAACCAATCCAAAGTTCAAATCTTTTCTacatttcatctcaaaatcaaGAACTAAACTGGCTCAAACAGAGATATCATCATAGCAAATacaccaaaaccagaaagacaCCAACAAATTGCTAGCAATCCATAAGCAGCCAAAGTAACCCccactcccccccccccccccaaaaaaaaaaaacaaaaaaaaccacCTTTTACCCcaagaaataaaagagaaatttacatacaaaatcctaaaattttctcaacttgataaATTTATCAAGAAAATCTTGTATCCACAacctctctctttttttctactTTCTGAATTTGTGTATATCTTAAACAAGCAGCAAGAGATCTTTTAAATCACTTTCAAGCTCCAAAAAAGAAGTGTTTTTTCTCATCAACTTCCACCAAACTTTTGGTTGGCTAAAAGATTATATACTCTTTTT
This Solanum dulcamara chromosome 1, daSolDulc1.2, whole genome shotgun sequence DNA region includes the following protein-coding sequences:
- the LOC129890059 gene encoding uncharacterized protein LOC129890059 isoform X2 — translated: MFRRKSHSHCDQEGEDQPHKVKELRTSLGAPLSGRNLQYCSDTCLRRYLEARNWNVDKAKKMLEESLKWRSTFKPEEIRWHEVAIEGETGKAYRANFRDHDGRTVLILRPGMQNTTALDNQMRHLVYLIENAILNLPQDQEQMSWLIDFTGWSLTNNVPIKSARETVNILQNHYPERLAIAFLYNPPRIFEAFWKKVKFVYPKNKESVELMKSYFDMDNLPIELGGKANLKYDHEEFSRQMAQDDVKASKFWNFDKHNTESNGYSAAEVAPKTECLATPVKV
- the LOC129890059 gene encoding uncharacterized protein LOC129890059 isoform X1 encodes the protein MFRRKSHSHCDQEGEDQPHKVKELRTSLGAPLSGRNLQYCSDTCLRRYLEARNWNVDKAKKMLEESLKWRSTFKPEEIRWHEVAIEGETGKAYRANFRDHDGRTVLILRPGMQNTTALDNQMRHLVYLIENAILNLPQDQEQMSWLIDFTGWSLTNNVPIKSARETVNILQNHYPERLAIAFLYNPPRIFEAFWKIVKYFLDPKTMQKVKFVYPKNKESVELMKSYFDMDNLPIELGGKANLKYDHEEFSRQMAQDDVKASKFWNFDKHNTESNGYSAAEVAPKTECLATPVKV
- the LOC129881096 gene encoding uncharacterized protein At1g01500-like isoform X1 encodes the protein MENGHESLSNGKLADPALQIIRHHSYQSSCGKLSLSWLDIRVFYIRVSNFMVDDSTPEYLTLNHIPLSPDTLLEVNGTRCSMYSEGVSCLLRRDRADKKSEEATFVSTDSIRLTGSVKFEVFNNDDLVLSGFLEMSSSNGFVGESKNSERRWNMNCESVMNAGTGFLKGKQIIDSESLSPTVEVFITGCFSGTPIILTKSLQLNHRKKHNRKGMLHSIPEHETDEQQKDVSSELDLQVTEYRKYEPESEEDYSNMYWRQMEYMDGEDGELSWFNAGVRVGVGIGLGICVGVGIGVGLLVRTYQTTTRNFRRLV
- the LOC129881096 gene encoding uncharacterized protein At1g01500-like isoform X2, translated to MENGHESLSNGKLADPALQIIRHHSYQSSCGKLSLSWLDIRVFYIRVSNFMVDDSTPEYLTLNHIPLSPDTLLEVNGTRCSMYSEGVSCLLRRDRADKKSEEATFVSTDSIRLTGSVKFEVFNNDDLVLSGFLEMSSSNGFVGESKNSERRWNMNCESVMNAGTGFLKGKQIIDSESLSPTVEVFITGCFSGTPIILTKSLQLNHRKKHNRKGMLHSIPEHETDEQQKDVSSELDLQKWIFQSSLVQEFARLLNFIVC
- the LOC129881096 gene encoding uncharacterized protein At1g01500-like isoform X3, with product MENGHESLSNGKLADPALQIIRHHSYQSSCGKLSLSWLDIRVFYIRVSNFMVDDSTPEYLTLNHIPLSPDTLLEVNGTRCSMYSEGVSCLLRRDRADKKSEEATFVSTDSIRLTGSVKFEVFNNDDLVLSGFLEMSSSNGFVGESKNSERRWNMNCESVMNAGTGFLKGKQIIDSESLSPTVEVFITGCFSGTPIILTKSLQLNHRKKHNRKGMLHSIPEHETDEQQKDVSSELDLQRIMWLVNSLLIGYML